GTCTCTCAGTGGACATGTATGCACCTCTCACGAGTTTAATCCCTAGCGGGACTCCAGCTTTATCTGCAGCTATCTTGGCCATGACGAGCCTCTCATTGGAATCCTTAAGGTAGGCTTGGATGGTGTTGAAGATCAACGGTGTGTTGCCTATGTGGTACATTGTAGCCGCGTGGAATGTGAAGTAGTCGATCGCAGGCTGGATGGCGGTATCCTCTGCGTCGATCAGTAGAGGTACATTGGCCTCTAAGCTGCTCTCGCATATCTTCATCAACCTCAGAATCCCTAGCTCCAGATCCCGCTCTTCGTCTAGGGTTAGGGCTTCCGGCATATGTGGTGTGTGGTACAGAGCGCTTGAATTTGAGAGAAGAGGGAAGCTTTGGAGCTTCCATGGGAGATGCAAGGAATTATCCTTGAATTCCCATCTCAATAGATCACTCACTCTCTTAAGCAATTGAGGACGGAAAATCGCCGTCATCTTCACCACAACCGAGCTCACCTGTGATATACATTGATTTATATATTGATCATGAtccaaaaatgagaaaataaataagaaatgtGGAAATTGCTTACAGGAGAAGAGGGGAGTAAAAGTGTTGAAGAAATGGTCTGAATGATCTCGTGCACATTGTGATCACAGGAGGCGTTGTCGTGGGCGTGCTCCATGCCGTAATCGAGCATGGATTGGAGGCCGGATTCCCAGAGTTTCCGGGCAGCGCGGTCGGCCTCTTTTAGGGTTTTCCCCCCACAGAAATGGTGAAAGAGTGTGTGCTCGATGGAGCCCAATAAAACCTCTCTGGAGACGGGGGTGTCCATTAGCCTCGAATTCATGACTTTGGACCCGAAATGGATCATGGCTTCATTCATCACCACATGAAGAGTGAATGCGGTTGTTATCAGCTTCGACGTTGGCACGGAAGAGAAGAGCTCCTTGGAGTCATCCAGATTGATGTAGGCCGTCGAGTTGAGGCGGCGCTGGCAATAATGAAACTTGGTTACTAGTTTTGGGATACTTCTATAGCGGCTTGCCATGAACAAGGAAGGAATTGATTGATTAACAAAATGCAGTTTTTGAAACTAATGTTGCTAATCTCCTTTGGGGAAGTTGGCACTTAAAGTGTGAATGGATAGATGCAGTTTTGCATTTTGCTACTTCTTTGGTAAGTAAGGGCACTTCAAACTGTTTGGATATATAAGAGGATGTTATCTCCGTGAGCGTAGGAGAATATGTGGTTAAGGAAATTACTTACCGGGAAATAAGGGTATTAAGCGGCTGATATGGTGATGAGTAAAAGGGCCTCTTTCAAAATACCTAACTAAATGGATCTATTTTCACAGAATCTTATCGGAATGAATCAAATGAATATGAGCTGTGTTGATTGTTTTTATTTCCCAAAATTCTCGttggtcaatttttttttttattttgttatctatttttaagttttgaaattcTGGAATGATTAGTGTTGTAGATGTTGGTTAATTTGGATTAAGAGTGGGTAGGTATCACATACAGTATATCTAATCAAAACCAGCATATCGTATATTTTATCGAAAATTTAGTATGAAAAAAAATACCTTActaaaattttcggtataccttattttcggtgtGGCAAATTTCAATAC
This sequence is a window from Salvia splendens isolate huo1 chromosome 5, SspV2, whole genome shotgun sequence. Protein-coding genes within it:
- the LOC121803261 gene encoding proline dehydrogenase 2, mitochondrial-like, with amino-acid sequence MASRYRSIPKLVTKFHYCQRRLNSTAYINLDDSKELFSSVPTSKLITTAFTLHVVMNEAMIHFGSKVMNSRLMDTPVSREVLLGSIEHTLFHHFCGGKTLKEADRAARKLWESGLQSMLDYGMEHAHDNASCDHNVHEIIQTISSTLLLPSSPVSSVVVKMTAIFRPQLLKRVSDLLRWEFKDNSLHLPWKLQSFPLLSNSSALYHTPHMPEALTLDEERDLELGILRLMKICESSLEANVPLLIDAEDTAIQPAIDYFTFHAATMYHIGNTPLIFNTIQAYLKDSNERLVMAKIAADKAGVPLGIKLVRGAYMSTERQLALCLGANSPIHGSIQDTHACYNSCAAFMLEEIANGPGSLILATHNIESGKLAAAKVFSMGTKNYIENLHFAQLYGMAEAFSFGLRNAGFKVSKYLPYGPVEHIVPYLLRRAEENRGFVSTAALDRQLMRKELLRRLTTLEK